One part of the Streptomyces sp. AM 2-1-1 genome encodes these proteins:
- a CDS encoding TetR family transcriptional regulator, producing MSRSAVSCTTSNSSTSDTRQRILTAAKEEFARYGIAGARVDRLAKQARTSKERVYAYFSSKEALYQHIAGRETAALVEATRMDPADLPGYAGILFDHFTAHPDHYRLITWGRLELAADADADNDTNAPLRTTIAGKVEQLRDAQRAGLIDPAWDPVDVLALINQIATTWAGQPEIGAAAAELAADTSVGARRAALVTAVERLFPRPV from the coding sequence ATGTCTCGTTCCGCCGTCTCCTGCACGACCTCGAACTCCTCCACCTCCGACACCCGGCAGCGGATCCTCACTGCGGCGAAGGAAGAGTTCGCCCGGTACGGCATCGCCGGCGCCCGAGTGGACCGCCTCGCCAAGCAGGCGCGGACCAGCAAGGAACGCGTCTACGCCTACTTCAGCAGCAAAGAGGCCCTCTACCAACACATCGCCGGGCGCGAGACGGCCGCGCTCGTCGAAGCCACGCGCATGGACCCGGCGGACCTGCCCGGTTACGCGGGCATCCTCTTCGACCACTTCACGGCCCACCCGGACCACTACCGGCTCATCACCTGGGGGCGCCTCGAGCTCGCCGCCGACGCCGACGCCGACAACGACACCAACGCCCCCCTGCGGACCACCATCGCCGGCAAGGTGGAACAGCTCCGCGACGCGCAGCGTGCCGGCCTGATCGATCCCGCCTGGGATCCGGTCGACGTGCTGGCCCTGATCAACCAGATCGCCACCACCTGGGCGGGCCAACCGGAGATCGGCGCCGCCGCGGCCGAGCTGGCCGCGGACACCTCCGTCGGGGCACGCCGCGCGGCCCTGGTCACCGCCGTCGAGCGCCTTTTCCCCCGCCCGGTCTGA
- a CDS encoding LuxR family transcriptional regulator, giving the protein MQRRALLGRETERRALTALVEQGAAGSGGATVITGAPGIGKSALVAEAAAAAARGGTHVITAVGVQSEENLPCAGLHQLVHQLRDGIDDLPSRQRTALLAAVGLLDEAVPDLYLVGLAALTLLTDAAAKAPLLVVVEDAHWMDRASLDVLGFVARRIESDPLVLVAVTRRLDDRLGSAGLPVLHLGPLTDEVSGEVLDAVAPDLGQQVRRRLLEESAGNPLALTELPVALRSVGGAYALNPGPLPLTARLERTFTARVSRLPADTRAVLLLSALNGDGTMDECLAAATRMLGTAVDVSAGEAAIDAGLLEARGLAFRHPLVRSAMYHAATAADRRAAHAALAAALQGQPDRQAWHRAAATVGPDERVARELDSTAGRALRRGGVAAALAALRRATELTEDPSARADRLLRAAELALESGQGDTAAHLLAQARSLDLSVRDRGRAAWVSIALAEGTRGEGAATAELAELAVGIAAGGEPALGLRMLWGAVLQCFWGEPSPASRERVAAAADRMPVPADNADLVALRAYSAPVERGETVMEGLTGQVERASENAEGDQLLGGAAVMVGAPALASRLTVRSLDALRAQGRLSMLARALCVQAGSAARLGDVRAGSLAAEEAASLARETSQPLVHAMVNAIRAQLAAVSGDPAAEAWAAEAERAALPSGGRPVLAIVQMARGQAALCQGRYGDAYGHLHRVFDPADPAFHPWLRFYAVAELVEAAVRGESEKPARDVVRELTPLGETTSSPALLCGLRLGRALLSPQDDAEPLYRAALDAVPTDWPFERARARLALGEWLRRHRRPAESRAALQAAREIFVALGASAWAERARQELRAAGASSPRQDPAAVDRLTSTELHVAQLAAQGLTNREIGERLYVSPRTVSTHLQRMFPKLGVTSRGELAAVLGGGM; this is encoded by the coding sequence ATGCAGAGGCGGGCGTTGCTGGGGCGCGAGACGGAGCGTCGCGCGCTGACCGCCCTGGTCGAGCAGGGGGCCGCCGGGTCGGGCGGCGCGACGGTGATCACCGGCGCGCCGGGGATCGGCAAGTCGGCGCTGGTGGCGGAGGCCGCGGCTGCGGCAGCGCGCGGCGGAACCCATGTGATCACTGCCGTGGGTGTCCAGTCGGAGGAAAACCTGCCCTGCGCCGGCCTGCACCAGCTGGTTCACCAACTGCGCGACGGAATCGACGACTTGCCGAGTCGCCAGCGCACCGCGCTGCTCGCCGCCGTCGGCCTCCTCGACGAGGCCGTCCCCGACCTGTACCTCGTCGGCCTGGCCGCGCTGACCCTGTTGACGGACGCGGCGGCGAAGGCACCGCTGCTGGTGGTCGTCGAGGACGCCCACTGGATGGACCGTGCCAGCCTCGATGTGCTCGGATTCGTGGCACGGCGCATCGAGTCCGATCCACTCGTCCTGGTCGCGGTCACCCGGCGCCTCGACGACCGTCTCGGCAGCGCCGGCCTGCCGGTGCTGCACCTGGGGCCGCTGACGGACGAGGTGTCGGGTGAGGTGTTGGACGCGGTCGCCCCCGACCTGGGACAGCAGGTCAGACGGCGGCTGCTGGAGGAGTCCGCCGGGAACCCGCTGGCGCTGACCGAGCTGCCGGTCGCGCTGCGGTCGGTCGGCGGGGCGTACGCGCTCAACCCGGGTCCGCTGCCGCTGACCGCACGGTTGGAGCGGACCTTCACGGCGCGGGTCTCCCGCCTTCCGGCCGACACCCGTGCGGTCCTGCTCCTCTCCGCCCTCAACGGTGACGGAACGATGGACGAATGTCTCGCCGCGGCGACCCGGATGCTCGGGACGGCGGTCGACGTCTCCGCCGGTGAGGCAGCGATCGACGCGGGTCTGCTGGAAGCCCGGGGGCTGGCCTTCAGGCACCCGCTCGTCCGCTCGGCGATGTACCACGCCGCCACCGCCGCCGACCGACGGGCCGCACACGCCGCCCTGGCCGCCGCGCTCCAGGGACAGCCCGACCGACAGGCGTGGCACCGTGCCGCCGCCACCGTCGGTCCCGACGAACGAGTGGCACGGGAGCTCGACTCCACCGCCGGCCGGGCCCTGCGGCGAGGAGGTGTCGCCGCAGCCCTTGCCGCGCTGAGACGGGCGACGGAGCTGACGGAGGACCCGTCCGCGCGGGCGGACCGGCTGCTCCGGGCCGCGGAGCTCGCGCTGGAGTCGGGCCAGGGAGACACAGCGGCACATCTGCTGGCCCAGGCGCGCTCACTGGACCTCTCGGTCCGGGACCGGGGCCGCGCGGCCTGGGTCAGCATCGCTCTGGCCGAGGGGACCCGGGGGGAGGGAGCCGCGACGGCCGAGCTGGCCGAGCTGGCGGTCGGGATCGCCGCCGGGGGAGAACCGGCACTGGGGCTGCGCATGCTGTGGGGCGCGGTCCTGCAGTGCTTCTGGGGAGAGCCGAGCCCGGCCTCCCGCGAGCGCGTCGCCGCCGCCGCGGACCGGATGCCCGTGCCTGCCGACAACGCCGACCTGGTCGCTCTGCGGGCGTACTCGGCCCCGGTGGAGCGCGGGGAAACGGTCATGGAAGGCCTGACGGGGCAGGTGGAGCGCGCGTCCGAGAACGCGGAGGGGGACCAGCTCCTGGGGGGCGCCGCCGTGATGGTGGGTGCTCCCGCCCTGGCGAGCCGGTTGACGGTGAGGTCGCTGGACGCCCTGCGCGCGCAAGGCAGGCTGTCGATGCTGGCCCGCGCCCTCTGCGTCCAGGCGGGGAGCGCGGCACGGCTGGGTGACGTGCGCGCGGGTTCCCTCGCCGCGGAGGAGGCCGCATCACTGGCCCGCGAGACGAGTCAGCCTCTCGTGCACGCGATGGTGAACGCCATCCGCGCGCAGCTGGCCGCCGTCAGCGGCGACCCGGCGGCGGAGGCGTGGGCGGCGGAAGCCGAGCGCGCGGCCCTTCCCAGCGGCGGGCGCCCGGTGCTGGCCATCGTGCAGATGGCCCGCGGGCAGGCGGCGCTCTGCCAGGGCCGCTACGGCGACGCGTACGGCCACCTGCACCGCGTCTTCGACCCTGCCGACCCCGCCTTCCACCCCTGGTTGCGCTTCTACGCGGTCGCGGAGCTGGTCGAGGCGGCTGTGCGCGGCGAATCCGAGAAGCCGGCGCGCGACGTCGTGCGGGAGCTGACCCCCCTCGGGGAGACGACTTCGTCGCCCGCCCTGCTCTGCGGATTGCGATTGGGCCGGGCTCTGCTGAGTCCGCAGGACGACGCCGAGCCGCTCTACAGGGCGGCCCTCGACGCCGTCCCCACGGATTGGCCGTTCGAGCGGGCGCGGGCACGTCTCGCCCTGGGCGAGTGGTTGCGGCGGCACCGGCGGCCCGCCGAGTCCCGCGCCGCCCTTCAGGCCGCGCGCGAGATCTTCGTCGCCCTCGGCGCGTCGGCGTGGGCGGAGCGGGCACGGCAGGAGCTGCGCGCCGCGGGCGCGTCGTCCCCCCGCCAGGACCCGGCCGCCGTGGACCGGCTGACCTCCACCGAACTGCATGTCGCTCAGCTCGCCGCGCAGGGTCTGACGAACCGGGAGATCGGCGAGCGGCTGTACGTCTCGCCCAGGACGGTGAGCACCCATCTCCAGCGGATGTTCCCCAAACTGGGTGTGACGTCCCGCGGCGAGCTCGCCGCGGTGCTGGGCGGCGGCATGTGA
- a CDS encoding alpha/beta hydrolase, with protein MGTITVGAEGSTGIELYYEDHGAGQPVVLIHGYPLDGQSWEKQTDALVKAGYRVITYDRRGFGRSSKTMTGYDYDTFAADLDTVLTRLDLRDVVLVGFSMGSGEVARYLGVHGSQRVAKAAFLGSLQPFLLQTEDNPAGVPQSVFDGIAEQAEADRHAWFENFFVDFFNTDETLGSRLSEAALRANWVTAVGSAPMAAYACVPAWLTDFRADVERIDVPSLILHGTADRILPIDATAREFRSRLPEARYVEIDGAPHGLLLTHAAEVNAALIDFLAT; from the coding sequence ATGGGAACCATCACCGTCGGAGCCGAGGGCTCGACCGGGATCGAGCTCTACTACGAGGACCACGGGGCGGGGCAGCCCGTCGTCCTGATCCACGGTTACCCGCTGGACGGACAGTCGTGGGAGAAGCAGACCGACGCGCTGGTCAAGGCCGGTTACCGCGTCATCACCTACGACCGTCGTGGTTTCGGCCGGTCGAGCAAGACCATGACGGGCTACGACTACGACACCTTCGCCGCCGACCTGGACACCGTGCTGACGCGGTTGGACCTGCGTGACGTGGTTCTCGTCGGTTTCTCGATGGGCTCGGGCGAGGTCGCCCGCTACCTCGGCGTCCACGGCTCGCAGCGGGTGGCGAAAGCGGCGTTCCTCGGTTCGCTCCAGCCCTTCCTGCTGCAGACGGAGGACAACCCCGCCGGTGTGCCGCAGAGCGTCTTCGACGGCATCGCCGAACAGGCGGAGGCCGACCGCCACGCCTGGTTCGAGAACTTCTTCGTCGACTTCTTCAACACGGACGAGACGCTCGGGTCACGGCTCAGCGAGGCCGCGCTGCGGGCGAACTGGGTCACCGCCGTCGGCTCGGCGCCCATGGCGGCATACGCGTGCGTCCCGGCGTGGCTGACGGACTTCCGAGCCGACGTGGAGCGCATCGACGTGCCGTCGCTGATCCTGCACGGGACCGCCGACCGCATCCTGCCGATCGACGCCACGGCCCGCGAGTTCCGCAGCCGCCTGCCCGAGGCGCGATACGTCGAGATCGACGGCGCTCCGCACGGACTGCTGCTCACCCACGCAGCCGAGGTCAACGCCGCCCTGATCGACTTCCTCGCCACCTGA
- a CDS encoding sigma-70 family RNA polymerase sigma factor: MNGLMEAGATALVPTSSQARDLPPDVDCDAFVKDIYDQYGPLLVRYATRLLDGDWHKGEDIFQETAARAWKHARFLGSRNERLRPWLFTVARNLVIDHHRARQVRPLEVMPVEELDTSSDSTAATIDTHVVVQALRELNEQQQTVIRLMHLLGCSVDQAAEHLGIPPGTVKSRTFYAMRALRKALEKQGILGA; this comes from the coding sequence GTGAACGGGCTCATGGAAGCGGGGGCCACAGCTCTCGTTCCGACGTCGTCGCAGGCCCGGGACCTCCCGCCGGACGTGGACTGCGACGCCTTCGTCAAGGACATCTACGACCAGTACGGCCCCCTGCTCGTCCGGTACGCCACGCGGCTGCTGGACGGTGACTGGCACAAGGGGGAGGACATATTCCAGGAGACCGCGGCCCGTGCCTGGAAGCACGCCCGCTTCCTGGGCAGCCGCAACGAACGCCTCAGACCCTGGTTGTTCACCGTGGCCCGCAATCTCGTCATCGACCACCACCGGGCGCGGCAGGTCAGGCCGCTGGAGGTCATGCCCGTCGAGGAGCTGGACACGTCCAGCGACAGCACGGCAGCCACGATCGACACCCACGTGGTGGTGCAGGCCCTGCGGGAACTGAACGAGCAGCAGCAGACCGTCATCCGCCTCATGCACCTCCTGGGATGCAGCGTCGATCAGGCTGCGGAACACCTCGGCATACCGCCCGGCACCGTCAAGAGCCGTACCTTCTACGCCATGCGGGCGCTGCGCAAGGCGCTGGAGAAGCAGGGGATCCTGGGGGCGTGA
- a CDS encoding DNA starvation/stationary phase protection protein, producing the protein MPVTDHSLPERDRETAGAALQATLADLLDLSLVAKQAHWNVYGPRFRSVHLQLDEVATVARNHADTVAERAATLGVSPDGRAATIAGASGVPALPPGWTEDSDAVEALVRALSAVTARLRRRIAEAGPADVVTEDLLIGLTADLERQSWMFQAENRG; encoded by the coding sequence ATGCCGGTTACCGACCACTCTCTGCCGGAGCGCGACCGCGAGACCGCGGGTGCGGCGCTCCAGGCGACCCTGGCCGATCTTCTCGACCTGTCCCTGGTGGCCAAGCAGGCCCACTGGAACGTGTACGGTCCGCGCTTCCGCTCGGTACACCTGCAGCTCGACGAGGTCGCGACCGTCGCCCGGAACCACGCCGACACGGTGGCCGAGCGCGCGGCCACTCTGGGCGTCAGCCCGGACGGACGGGCCGCGACCATAGCGGGGGCCAGCGGCGTGCCCGCCCTTCCGCCGGGCTGGACCGAAGACAGCGACGCCGTCGAGGCCTTGGTGCGCGCGCTCTCGGCAGTGACCGCACGACTGCGCCGGCGCATTGCCGAGGCGGGCCCGGCGGATGTGGTCACGGAGGATCTCCTCATCGGGCTCACAGCTGATCTGGAGAGACAGAGCTGGATGTTCCAGGCGGAGAACCGGGGCTGA
- a CDS encoding serine hydrolase domain-containing protein, with product MGVEGTSTDRFEAVRAALAAHLEAGDELGASIAVDVDGVMEVDLWGGHTDGARTVPWHRDTLVNMWSTTKTLTSLAALVLVDRSALDLHRPVAHYWPEFAARGKEHIEVRHVLAHTSGLSGWEQPFSMEDLYDWPTASARLAAQAPWWEPGSASGYHVQTQGQLVGELVRRVSGRTLKEFVATEIAGPARADVQIGARRADWPRIADLVAPSQLGGIPAGLDPEGIFTRTLFGSPARDEHVDTPQWRSAELGAVNGHGNARGLARALSVISRRGQVNGHRLLSAETVDKVFDVQADGVDLFLGVPVRWGVGYALADPRTMPHMPTGRICFWVGRGGSIVLMDLDRRVTFAYTMNRVGDGILGSERTHSYLRHVYEALERTG from the coding sequence ATGGGTGTCGAGGGAACGAGCACCGACCGGTTCGAAGCGGTACGAGCGGCGTTGGCGGCCCACCTCGAAGCCGGCGACGAGTTGGGGGCGTCGATCGCCGTCGATGTGGACGGGGTCATGGAAGTCGATCTGTGGGGCGGCCACACGGACGGGGCGCGGACCGTGCCGTGGCACCGGGACACGTTGGTGAACATGTGGTCGACCACGAAGACCCTCACCAGTCTCGCCGCTCTCGTCCTCGTCGACCGGAGCGCACTGGATCTGCACCGCCCGGTCGCGCACTACTGGCCCGAGTTCGCAGCCCGGGGAAAGGAGCACATCGAGGTGCGGCACGTCCTGGCCCACACCTCGGGACTCTCCGGCTGGGAGCAGCCCTTCTCCATGGAGGATCTCTACGACTGGCCCACCGCGAGTGCCCGGCTGGCCGCGCAGGCGCCCTGGTGGGAGCCGGGCTCCGCTTCGGGCTACCACGTGCAGACACAAGGGCAACTGGTGGGAGAGCTCGTCCGGCGGGTCAGTGGTCGTACTCTCAAGGAGTTCGTCGCCACCGAGATCGCCGGACCGGCGCGGGCGGACGTCCAGATCGGCGCACGCCGGGCCGACTGGCCGCGTATCGCCGATCTGGTGGCCCCCTCACAGCTGGGCGGTATACCCGCGGGACTCGATCCCGAGGGCATCTTCACCAGGACGCTGTTCGGAAGCCCGGCGCGTGACGAGCACGTCGACACCCCGCAGTGGCGCTCCGCCGAACTCGGCGCCGTCAACGGACACGGCAACGCGCGGGGCCTGGCACGAGCGCTCTCCGTCATCTCACGGCGCGGCCAGGTCAACGGTCACCGGCTTCTCTCCGCGGAGACGGTGGACAAGGTGTTCGACGTACAGGCCGACGGAGTCGACCTGTTCCTGGGCGTTCCCGTCCGCTGGGGCGTGGGCTACGCACTCGCGGATCCGAGGACGATGCCGCACATGCCCACCGGGAGGATCTGCTTCTGGGTCGGCCGGGGCGGTTCGATCGTCCTGATGGATCTCGACCGGCGCGTCACCTTCGCGTACACGATGAACCGGGTGGGCGACGGGATTCTCGGCTCGGAGCGTACCCACAGCTACCTCAGGCACGTCTACGAGGCCCTGGAGCGAACCGGCTGA
- a CDS encoding acyl-CoA desaturase, translated as MTAIDPTAHLTPEQIEELGRELDAIRDAVIAGRGEKDAAYIRAVISAQRKLELASRSVLLFSFFPPAWLLGTAGLSVAKIMDNMEIGHNILHGQWDWMRDPKIHSSTWEWDHVSPSAQWKHSHNELHHTYTNVIGKDNDLGYGIMRVDEDQRWHPFHLGQPLWNFINACFFEYGIAAYDLELGKNLGKRRRKKPEFRAQARAVGRKIRKQVLKDYVIHPLLSGPSFLPTLAATFTANLVRNLWTHSVIMCGHFPEGVRVFERRSIKGETRGQWYLRQMMGSANISGSKALHFMTGNLSHQIEHHLFPDLPSNRYAEVAVEVRALFEKYELEYVTGPLPKQVFSAWHKVFRLSLPNRKPPVATPDRERELVAT; from the coding sequence TTGACCGCCATCGACCCCACCGCCCACCTGACCCCGGAGCAGATCGAGGAACTCGGCCGCGAGCTGGACGCGATCCGCGACGCGGTGATCGCCGGCCGCGGCGAGAAGGACGCCGCCTACATCCGTGCGGTCATCTCGGCGCAGCGCAAGCTCGAACTGGCCAGCAGGAGCGTGCTGCTGTTCTCGTTCTTCCCGCCCGCGTGGCTCCTCGGCACCGCCGGACTGTCCGTGGCGAAGATCATGGACAACATGGAGATCGGCCACAACATCCTGCACGGCCAGTGGGACTGGATGCGTGACCCGAAGATCCACTCCAGTACCTGGGAGTGGGACCACGTCTCGCCGTCCGCGCAGTGGAAGCACTCGCACAACGAGCTGCACCACACGTACACCAACGTGATCGGCAAGGACAACGACCTCGGCTACGGCATCATGCGCGTCGACGAGGACCAGAGGTGGCACCCGTTCCACCTCGGCCAGCCCCTGTGGAACTTCATCAACGCCTGCTTCTTCGAGTACGGCATCGCGGCGTACGACCTGGAGCTCGGCAAGAACCTGGGCAAACGCCGCCGCAAGAAACCGGAGTTCCGCGCGCAGGCCAGGGCCGTGGGCCGCAAGATCCGCAAGCAGGTGCTCAAGGACTACGTGATCCACCCGCTGCTGTCCGGCCCTTCGTTCCTCCCCACCCTCGCCGCCACGTTCACCGCGAACCTGGTCCGCAACCTCTGGACCCACTCGGTGATCATGTGCGGGCACTTCCCCGAGGGCGTGCGGGTCTTCGAGCGCCGGTCGATCAAGGGCGAGACGCGCGGCCAGTGGTACCTGCGCCAGATGATGGGCTCGGCGAACATCAGCGGCAGCAAGGCCCTGCACTTCATGACCGGCAACCTGTCGCACCAGATCGAGCACCACCTGTTTCCGGACCTGCCGAGCAACCGGTACGCCGAGGTCGCGGTGGAGGTGCGCGCGCTGTTCGAGAAGTACGAGTTGGAGTACGTCACCGGGCCACTGCCCAAGCAGGTGTTCTCCGCGTGGCACAAGGTCTTCCGGCTCTCCCTGCCGAACAGGAAGCCCCCGGTCGCGACGCCGGACCGTGAGCGGGAACTCGTCGCGACCTGA
- a CDS encoding ferredoxin reductase: protein MVTTPLLPSDYLDLVSPLRTGADLRGRIEAVRPETGDAATVVIRPGKGWRGHEAGQYVRIGVDVDGVRLWRAYSLTSPTNRRDGRITITVKAIPDGKVSNHLVRRAKPGTLIHLDQPAGDFVLPRPKPSKVLYLTAGSGITPVMGMLRDAEFDDVVMVHSAPRPQDVIFRDELHDLVAGGKLRLTEVHTATDGLLDIARLRELVPDWAERETWACGPAGLLDAADAHWAEHGVPERLHTERFRPTVVVTGDGGEVTFSTTGTTVGADGATPLLDIGEEAGVLMPSGCRMGICFGCITPLAAGAVRDLRTGEITEAEPGVLIQTCVSAAAGPCTIER, encoded by the coding sequence ATGGTCACGACGCCGCTGCTGCCGTCGGACTACCTCGACCTGGTCAGCCCGCTGCGTACGGGCGCTGATCTGCGAGGGCGCATCGAGGCCGTGCGACCCGAGACGGGGGACGCCGCGACTGTCGTGATCAGACCGGGGAAGGGCTGGCGCGGCCACGAGGCCGGTCAGTACGTGCGGATCGGCGTCGACGTCGACGGGGTGCGCCTGTGGCGTGCCTACTCCCTCACCTCCCCGACGAACCGCCGGGACGGCCGCATCACGATCACCGTGAAGGCGATCCCGGACGGCAAGGTCAGCAACCACCTGGTCCGCAGGGCGAAACCGGGCACGCTGATCCACCTCGACCAGCCGGCCGGTGACTTCGTGCTGCCGCGGCCCAAGCCCTCCAAGGTGCTCTACCTGACGGCCGGCAGCGGCATCACGCCCGTGATGGGCATGCTGCGCGACGCCGAGTTCGACGACGTCGTCATGGTCCACAGCGCGCCACGGCCGCAGGACGTGATCTTCCGCGACGAACTGCACGACCTGGTCGCGGGCGGGAAGCTGCGGCTCACCGAGGTGCACACCGCCACGGACGGCCTGCTCGACATCGCCCGTCTGCGAGAACTCGTGCCCGACTGGGCCGAGCGCGAGACCTGGGCCTGCGGACCCGCGGGCCTCCTCGACGCCGCCGACGCGCATTGGGCCGAGCACGGCGTACCGGAGCGCCTGCACACGGAGCGCTTCCGCCCCACCGTCGTCGTCACGGGCGACGGTGGCGAGGTCACCTTCAGCACCACCGGCACGACCGTCGGCGCGGACGGCGCCACACCGCTGCTGGACATCGGCGAGGAGGCCGGTGTGCTCATGCCCTCCGGGTGCCGCATGGGCATCTGCTTCGGCTGCATCACGCCGCTCGCCGCCGGCGCCGTCCGCGACCTGCGCACCGGCGAGATCACCGAGGCCGAGCCGGGCGTCCTCATCCAGACCTGCGTGTCCGCCGCGGCGGGCCCCTGCACCATCGAACGGTAG
- a CDS encoding PucR family transcriptional regulator has translation MNHAIRKAGELALNGTTVTALRAALKTTADEVVQAIIDEVPSYANALSGRMGGTIRRAVRTALGHYLDLASGNTTGGDATDAAYELGRGEARDGRSMDALLSAYRVGARVAWRYLAAGAVPAGLAAAEVAKFAELTFAYIDELSAASAAGHADELAARGRAHERLLEHLARDLLAGASQDVLLASVQRAGWQPPVSLTAVLLPTDQVRPAYRALDPSTLVLDDLPDATGVLLVPDADRSHLLRLLADRTAVVGPARPWTRASASYARAVRARSLSCDVRDTEDHLPELVLSADVDAFADLRARALAPLRTLPVATARRLEETLRAWLLHQGRRDEVAAALFVHPQTVRYRMSQLRALYPDLASPRRVLELTLAIGVRAT, from the coding sequence GTGAACCATGCAATCCGGAAAGCCGGCGAACTGGCTCTCAACGGGACGACGGTCACCGCACTCCGGGCCGCGCTGAAGACCACCGCCGACGAGGTCGTCCAGGCGATCATCGACGAGGTCCCCTCCTACGCCAACGCCCTCTCGGGCCGTATGGGCGGCACCATCCGCCGAGCCGTCCGTACCGCTCTGGGGCACTATCTGGATCTCGCGAGCGGGAACACCACGGGCGGTGACGCCACCGACGCGGCCTACGAGCTGGGCCGCGGTGAGGCGCGCGACGGCCGTTCGATGGACGCTCTGCTCAGCGCCTACCGCGTCGGCGCCCGCGTGGCCTGGCGCTACCTGGCGGCGGGTGCCGTACCCGCGGGTCTCGCCGCCGCCGAGGTCGCCAAGTTCGCCGAGCTGACCTTCGCCTACATCGACGAGCTGTCCGCCGCGAGCGCGGCCGGCCACGCCGACGAACTGGCCGCCCGGGGCAGGGCCCACGAGCGCCTCCTGGAACACCTGGCCCGCGACCTCCTCGCCGGTGCGAGCCAGGACGTCCTGCTCGCCTCGGTGCAACGGGCCGGGTGGCAGCCTCCGGTCTCGCTGACCGCGGTCCTGCTCCCCACCGACCAGGTCCGGCCGGCCTACCGCGCCCTCGACCCGAGCACCCTCGTCCTCGACGATCTGCCGGACGCCACCGGTGTGCTGCTCGTCCCCGATGCCGACCGATCACATCTCCTGCGGCTGCTGGCCGACCGCACCGCCGTGGTCGGCCCGGCCCGGCCGTGGACCCGGGCGTCCGCCTCGTACGCACGGGCCGTGCGCGCGCGCTCCCTCTCCTGCGATGTCCGCGACACCGAGGACCACCTGCCCGAGCTGGTGCTGAGCGCCGACGTGGACGCGTTCGCGGACCTGCGTGCCCGAGCCCTCGCACCGTTGCGGACCCTGCCCGTCGCGACCGCGCGGCGGCTGGAGGAGACGTTGCGGGCGTGGCTGCTGCACCAGGGCAGGCGGGACGAGGTGGCGGCGGCGCTCTTCGTCCATCCCCAGACGGTCCGGTACCGGATGTCGCAGCTGCGGGCGCTGTATCCGGACCTCGCCTCGCCCCGCCGGGTCCTGGAACTGACACTCGCCATCGGCGTCCGGGCCACCTGA
- a CDS encoding cold-shock protein translates to MATGIVKWFNAEKGFGFIEQDGGGADVFAHYSNIAAQGFRELQEGQKVSFDVTQGQKGPQAENIVPA, encoded by the coding sequence ATGGCTACTGGCATCGTGAAGTGGTTCAACGCGGAAAAGGGTTTCGGCTTCATCGAGCAGGACGGTGGCGGCGCTGACGTCTTCGCCCACTACTCGAACATCGCCGCCCAGGGCTTCCGTGAGCTCCAGGAAGGCCAGAAGGTCTCCTTCGACGTCACGCAGGGCCAGAAGGGCCCGCAGGCGGAGAACATCGTTCCCGCCTAA